One window from the genome of Paraclostridium sordellii encodes:
- the pfkA gene encoding 6-phosphofructokinase: MKTIGILTSGGDAPGMNAAIRAVVRSAIYYGCKVYGISRGYKGLIEEDIQEMNLSSVGDIIHRGGTILKSSRCEEFKTDEGRATAVEVLKKYGIECLVVIGGDGSFNGAQKLSDLGFPAIGIPGTIDNDLPYTDYTIGFDTTMNTIIDAIGKIRDTSSSHERVNIIEVMGRHCGDLALYAGLAGGAETVIVPEVDFKIDDVCKRLKTTQKRGKRHSIIVLAEGVGNARELGDQIVEKTGADLRITVLGHVQRGGSPSAFDRILASKMGVRAVELLLEGKSARVIGIKDNKIIDMDIYEALAMKRKFDDETYEMVKILSI; this comes from the coding sequence ATGAAAACTATAGGTATATTAACTAGTGGAGGAGATGCGCCTGGTATGAATGCAGCTATAAGAGCTGTAGTTAGGTCTGCTATATACTATGGCTGCAAAGTTTATGGAATAAGCAGAGGATACAAAGGATTAATAGAAGAAGATATCCAAGAAATGAATTTATCTTCTGTAGGGGATATAATACATAGAGGAGGAACTATATTAAAGTCTTCTAGATGTGAAGAATTTAAAACTGATGAAGGAAGAGCTACAGCAGTTGAAGTATTAAAAAAATATGGAATTGAATGTTTAGTAGTTATTGGTGGAGATGGATCTTTTAATGGAGCTCAAAAACTAAGTGATCTAGGATTCCCGGCAATAGGAATACCTGGAACTATAGATAACGATTTACCATATACAGACTATACTATAGGATTTGATACAACTATGAATACTATAATAGATGCAATAGGTAAAATAAGAGATACTTCTTCATCTCATGAAAGGGTTAACATAATTGAAGTTATGGGAAGACATTGTGGTGATTTAGCTTTATATGCAGGTCTTGCAGGTGGAGCTGAAACCGTTATCGTACCTGAAGTTGATTTTAAAATAGATGATGTATGCAAAAGATTAAAAACTACTCAAAAAAGAGGAAAGAGACACAGTATAATAGTTTTAGCAGAAGGTGTTGGAAATGCTAGAGAGCTAGGAGATCAAATAGTAGAAAAAACAGGAGCAGACTTAAGGATAACGGTACTTGGCCATGTTCAAAGAGGTGGAAGTCCAAGTGCATTTGATAGAATACTTGCTAGTAAAATGGGTGTACGTGCTGTAGAATTATTACTAGAAGGTAAGTCAGCTAGAGTAATTGGTATAAAAGATAACAAAATAATAGATATGGACATATATGAAGCTTTAGCTATGAAAAGAAAGTTTGATGATGAAACTTATGAAATGGTAAAAATATTATCTATATAA
- the pyk gene encoding pyruvate kinase has translation MLKGIKKTKIVCTLGPASQSEETLTQLVENGLNVCRFNFSHGSHEEHKERFDTAKKVREKLNKPIAILLDTKGPEIRTGNFDAPEVLLEEGQKFIITMKDVMGTKDICTVSYKGLAEDVTTGDTILIDDGLVGLRVEEVKGEEIHCVVENSGIVKNHKGVNVPRVKINLPALTEKDVSDIEFGIGQGIDYIAASFVRKASDVLAIREVLEKNNATDVQIISKIENQEGVDNIDEILKVSDGIMVARGDLGVEIPTEEIPIVQKMIIRKCNQLGKPVVTATQMLDSMIRNPRPTRAEVTDVANAIYDGTDAIMLSGETAAGKYPVEAVKTMATIAKRTEETLNYNELLVNKKLADINVTDAISHATCTTAIDLNASAIITSTSSGHTARMVSKFRPECPIIAATNDDKVMRRLALTWGVYPIIAKEATNTDEVVENSINAAKEASYLENGELVVITAGVPVGVSGTTNLIKVHVISEEITNGIGVGSKTVEGRVRLVNSPSEVLEFEEGDIIVTRMTDADMNAYIEKCGAIITEDGGMTCHAAIVGINLDKPVVVSAKNIKSLVKDGEVVTVDASRGVIYRGATRVL, from the coding sequence ATGTTAAAAGGGATTAAAAAGACAAAAATAGTTTGTACACTAGGGCCTGCATCACAAAGTGAGGAAACTTTAACTCAATTGGTGGAAAATGGACTAAATGTATGTAGATTTAACTTCTCTCATGGTTCTCATGAAGAACATAAGGAAAGATTTGATACAGCTAAAAAAGTTAGAGAAAAATTAAATAAACCAATAGCTATATTATTAGACACTAAAGGTCCAGAAATAAGAACTGGAAATTTTGATGCTCCAGAAGTGTTATTAGAAGAAGGTCAAAAATTTATAATAACAATGAAAGATGTCATGGGAACAAAAGATATTTGTACAGTTAGCTACAAAGGTCTTGCAGAAGATGTAACTACAGGTGATACTATATTAATAGATGATGGATTAGTAGGACTTAGAGTAGAAGAAGTAAAAGGGGAAGAAATTCACTGTGTAGTTGAGAACTCTGGAATAGTTAAGAATCATAAAGGTGTAAATGTACCTAGAGTTAAAATAAATTTACCAGCATTAACTGAGAAGGATGTTAGTGATATAGAGTTTGGTATAGGTCAAGGAATAGACTACATAGCTGCTTCATTTGTTAGAAAAGCATCAGATGTATTAGCTATAAGAGAAGTTTTAGAAAAAAATAATGCAACAGATGTACAGATAATATCTAAAATAGAAAACCAAGAGGGTGTAGATAATATAGATGAAATTTTAAAAGTTTCTGATGGTATAATGGTTGCAAGAGGAGACTTAGGAGTTGAGATACCAACTGAAGAAATACCTATAGTTCAAAAAATGATAATAAGAAAATGTAATCAGTTAGGTAAACCAGTTGTAACAGCTACTCAAATGTTAGATTCTATGATAAGAAATCCTAGACCAACAAGAGCAGAGGTAACAGACGTTGCAAACGCTATATACGATGGAACTGACGCAATAATGTTATCTGGAGAAACAGCAGCAGGTAAATATCCAGTAGAAGCTGTAAAAACAATGGCTACAATAGCAAAAAGAACAGAAGAAACATTAAATTACAATGAATTATTAGTAAATAAAAAACTTGCAGATATAAATGTTACAGATGCAATAAGTCATGCTACATGTACAACTGCAATAGACTTAAATGCATCAGCAATAATAACATCAACATCAAGTGGACATACAGCAAGAATGGTATCTAAATTTAGACCAGAATGCCCAATAATAGCTGCTACTAATGATGATAAAGTTATGAGAAGGTTAGCTTTAACTTGGGGTGTATATCCTATAATAGCAAAAGAAGCTACAAATACTGATGAAGTAGTAGAAAACTCTATAAATGCAGCGAAAGAAGCTTCTTACTTAGAAAATGGTGAGTTAGTAGTTATAACTGCAGGAGTTCCTGTAGGAGTAAGTGGAACTACTAACTTAATAAAAGTACATGTTATAAGTGAAGAAATAACTAACGGTATAGGTGTAGGAAGTAAAACCGTAGAAGGTAGAGTAAGACTAGTTAATAGTCCTAGTGAAGTTCTTGAATTTGAAGAAGGGGATATAATTGTTACACGTATGACTGATGCTGATATGAATGCATATATAGAAAAATGTGGAGCTATAATTACAGAGGATGGTGGAATGACATGCCATGCTGCTATAGTTGGTATAAACTTAGATAAGCCGGTAGTTGTTTCAGCTAAGAACATAAAAAGCTTAGTAAAAGATGGAGAAGTTGTAACTGTAGATGCTTCAAGAGGAGTTATATATAGAGGAGCAACAAGAGTATTATAA
- a CDS encoding DNA polymerase III subunit alpha yields the protein MSKDFVHLHVHTEYSLLDGFSRVKNLVARAKELNMSAVAITDHGCMFGAIDFFKVAKAEGIKPIIGCEVYTAPRSMRDKDPNYDKSQGHLILLAKDMQGYQNLIKLVSEAYVQGFYYKPRVDIDEISKYSEGIIALSACLAGDVSQALMNRNYEKAKSIALRYKEIFGEDNYYIEIQDHNLPEQKEVNSELIKLSKEIGVGLVATNDVHYVRKEDSKIHDILMCIQMGKTVNDPARMRFGSDEFYLKSRQEMESVFPDVQEALDNTVKIAQRCNVEFDFNTIHLPQYDVPSGYTPNEYLRMLCFKGLKERYENPSEEILDRLEYELGVIEKMGYVEYFLITWDFINFARENSIMVGPGRGSAAGSIVSYTLYITDIDPIKYSLLFERFLNPERISMPDIDIDFCYERREEVIDYVKRKYGDDHVAQIITFGTMGAKAAIRDVGRVLDVSYNKVDNIAKEIPFALGMTIDKALDTNPNLRKLYEEDGETKEIIDVSRKIEGMLRHASTHAAGVVISKKPIDEYVPLYKHQDAITTQFTMTTLEELGLLKMDFLGLRTLTVIRDALDLIERNHNVKINFSTMEYDDPKVYELLASGNTLGVFQLESAGMRSFMKQLKPDNFEDIVAGISLYRPGPMDSIPNYINNKNNPEHVEYLHEKLKPIMEVTYGCLVYQEQVMQVVRDLGGYSYGRSDLVRRAMGKKKMDVMEKERQYFIHGKFDDNGELEIEGCVRNGVPEDIGNKIFDDMIDFAKYAFNKSHAAAYGVLAYETAYLKAHYPVEFMAALITSVMGNTDKVVEYIRECNNLKIDVLKPDINKSFTKFSVEHNSIRFGLAAVKNVGVNVLNNIIAEREAGGEFKDFNEFCKRLDSKDSNKRIIESLIKCGAFDEMGDNRASLLLGYEKLLESISMDRKKNLAGQVSLFDGFGMDESMSNDIQNMYTLPKVNELEEKERLYLEKEVLGMYVSGHPLSQYKEELKKNTTINNADLNDLKDDYVSYLNLNEKEVVMGGIIVNKTIRTTKRNDLMAIIELEDLYGVIEVIVFPQVLQKYNTIIQEDKIIYVEGRLSIKEDENAKLIAREIRDMSTESNQHKPNLYLKISSIEDKELVNDLISIVTKYPGDNDVYIYAENIKQMYKWNHIKVNINENLIDELKHILPKTSIKVKI from the coding sequence TTGAGCAAAGATTTTGTTCATTTACATGTTCATACAGAATATAGTTTGCTGGATGGTTTTTCTAGAGTTAAAAACTTAGTAGCAAGAGCTAAAGAATTAAATATGAGTGCAGTTGCAATAACTGATCATGGTTGTATGTTTGGAGCTATAGATTTTTTCAAAGTAGCTAAGGCAGAGGGAATAAAACCTATAATAGGATGTGAAGTTTATACAGCGCCTAGAAGCATGAGAGATAAAGATCCAAACTATGATAAATCTCAGGGACATTTGATACTTCTAGCTAAAGATATGCAAGGTTATCAAAACCTTATAAAATTAGTATCAGAAGCTTATGTACAAGGCTTTTACTATAAACCTAGAGTTGACATAGATGAAATAAGTAAATATAGTGAAGGAATTATTGCCTTATCAGCTTGTCTAGCAGGGGATGTTTCTCAAGCTCTTATGAATAGAAATTATGAAAAAGCTAAAAGCATAGCTTTAAGATATAAAGAGATATTTGGTGAAGATAATTACTATATTGAAATACAAGATCATAATTTACCAGAACAAAAAGAGGTAAATAGTGAACTGATAAAACTATCAAAGGAAATTGGAGTAGGGTTGGTTGCTACAAATGATGTTCATTATGTTAGAAAAGAAGATTCAAAAATACATGATATATTAATGTGTATTCAAATGGGAAAAACAGTTAATGACCCTGCTAGAATGAGATTTGGTAGTGATGAATTTTATCTAAAATCAAGACAAGAAATGGAGTCTGTATTTCCAGATGTACAAGAAGCATTAGATAATACAGTAAAGATTGCACAAAGATGTAATGTAGAATTTGACTTTAATACAATACATTTGCCACAATATGATGTACCTAGCGGATATACTCCTAATGAATACTTAAGAATGTTATGTTTTAAAGGATTAAAAGAAAGGTATGAAAATCCATCAGAAGAAATTTTAGATAGATTAGAATATGAATTAGGTGTAATAGAAAAAATGGGGTACGTTGAGTATTTTCTTATAACTTGGGATTTCATTAATTTTGCAAGAGAAAATAGTATAATGGTTGGACCAGGAAGAGGAAGTGCTGCAGGTTCTATAGTTTCATATACTTTATATATAACAGATATAGACCCAATAAAATATTCTCTTTTATTTGAAAGATTTCTTAATCCTGAGCGTATATCTATGCCAGATATCGATATAGATTTCTGCTATGAAAGAAGAGAAGAAGTTATTGATTATGTAAAAAGAAAATATGGAGATGATCATGTAGCTCAAATAATAACATTTGGAACTATGGGAGCTAAGGCTGCTATAAGAGATGTAGGAAGAGTTTTAGATGTTAGCTATAATAAAGTTGACAATATAGCTAAAGAAATACCATTTGCATTAGGAATGACTATAGATAAGGCCTTAGATACTAATCCAAATTTAAGAAAACTATATGAAGAAGATGGAGAAACCAAAGAAATAATTGATGTTTCTAGAAAAATAGAAGGTATGTTAAGACATGCATCAACACATGCGGCAGGGGTAGTTATATCTAAAAAGCCAATTGATGAATATGTACCTTTATATAAGCATCAAGATGCAATAACAACACAATTTACAATGACGACTCTAGAAGAGTTAGGACTTTTAAAAATGGACTTTTTAGGACTTAGAACTCTAACAGTTATAAGAGATGCTCTTGATTTAATTGAAAGAAATCATAATGTGAAAATTAATTTTTCAACTATGGAATATGATGACCCTAAGGTTTATGAATTACTTGCATCAGGTAATACATTGGGAGTGTTTCAATTAGAGAGTGCTGGAATGAGAAGTTTCATGAAACAATTAAAGCCAGATAATTTTGAGGACATAGTAGCGGGAATATCGCTATATAGACCAGGACCAATGGATTCTATACCTAACTATATAAATAACAAAAACAATCCTGAGCATGTAGAATATCTACATGAGAAACTAAAACCTATAATGGAAGTTACTTACGGATGCTTAGTTTATCAAGAACAAGTAATGCAGGTTGTTAGAGATTTAGGTGGATATAGCTATGGACGTAGTGACCTAGTTAGAAGAGCTATGGGTAAGAAAAAAATGGATGTAATGGAGAAAGAAAGACAATACTTCATACATGGTAAGTTTGATGATAATGGGGAACTAGAGATAGAAGGTTGTGTAAGAAATGGAGTTCCAGAGGATATAGGGAATAAAATATTTGATGATATGATAGACTTTGCTAAATATGCATTTAATAAAAGTCATGCTGCCGCATATGGAGTATTAGCTTATGAAACAGCATATCTAAAAGCACATTATCCAGTGGAATTTATGGCGGCGCTTATAACCAGTGTTATGGGAAATACAGATAAAGTTGTTGAGTATATAAGAGAATGTAATAATCTTAAAATAGATGTATTAAAACCAGATATAAATAAAAGTTTTACTAAGTTCTCTGTTGAACATAATAGTATAAGATTTGGTTTAGCAGCAGTTAAAAATGTAGGAGTAAATGTTTTAAATAATATTATTGCTGAAAGAGAAGCTGGCGGAGAATTTAAAGATTTTAATGAGTTTTGTAAAAGACTAGATTCTAAAGATTCTAATAAGCGTATAATAGAAAGTCTTATTAAATGTGGAGCTTTTGATGAGATGGGAGATAATAGGGCTAGTTTACTGTTAGGGTATGAAAAATTATTAGAAAGCATATCTATGGATAGAAAGAAAAACTTAGCAGGACAAGTTTCATTGTTTGATGGATTTGGAATGGATGAATCTATGAGTAATGATATTCAAAATATGTATACATTGCCTAAGGTTAACGAATTAGAAGAAAAAGAAAGATTATATTTAGAAAAAGAAGTTTTAGGAATGTATGTAAGTGGTCATCCATTATCTCAGTACAAAGAGGAATTAAAGAAAAATACAACAATAAATAATGCTGATTTAAACGATTTAAAAGATGATTATGTTAGTTACTTAAATTTAAATGAAAAAGAAGTTGTTATGGGAGGAATTATAGTTAATAAAACTATAAGGACTACGAAAAGAAATGATTTAATGGCTATAATTGAGTTAGAAGATTTATATGGTGTTATTGAAGTAATTGTATTCCCACAAGTACTTCAAAAGTACAATACTATAATCCAAGAAGATAAAATTATTTATGTAGAAGGAAGATTAAGTATAAAAGAGGATGAAAATGCAAAACTTATAGCTAGAGAAATAAGAGATATGAGTACGGAATCAAATCAACATAAGCCTAACTTATATTTAAAGATATCTTCTATAGAAGATAAAGAATTAGTTAATGATTTGATATCTATAGTTACTAAATATCCTGGAGATAATGACGTATATATTTATGCAGAGAACATTAAGCAAATGTATAAATGGAATCATATAAAAGTAAATATAAACGAAAATTTAATAGATGAGCTTAAGCATATACTACCTAAAACTAGTATAAAAGTAAAAATTTAA
- a CDS encoding cyclic nucleotide-binding domain-containing protein, translating into MLKLEHESSLKHYIDKFNLTKIFSSKFRKNIELHCFRKNEFIIDNNSDLNYLYFLVEGSINIIDNIDDTSNFINQYENISILGALEIFLDKKLNYSIIANDDCICIAISHNDIIKFAFTDPEFLKFFCMIFTKKIYNNSFLNFFQKEKDAI; encoded by the coding sequence ATGTTAAAGTTAGAGCATGAAAGTAGTTTAAAACATTATATAGATAAATTCAATTTAACAAAAATATTTAGCTCAAAATTCAGAAAAAATATAGAATTACATTGTTTTAGAAAAAACGAATTTATAATAGATAATAATAGTGATCTTAATTATTTATATTTTTTAGTAGAAGGTTCTATAAACATTATTGATAACATAGATGATACTTCAAATTTTATTAACCAATATGAGAATATATCTATATTAGGTGCCTTAGAAATATTTTTAGATAAAAAACTTAACTACTCAATAATTGCAAATGATGATTGTATCTGCATTGCTATCTCACATAATGATATTATTAAATTTGCTTTTACTGATCCAGAATTTTTAAAGTTTTTCTGTATGATATTTACCAAGAAAATATATAATAATTCATTTCTAAATTTTTTTCAAAAAGAAAAAGATGCTATATAG
- the ligA gene encoding NAD-dependent DNA ligase LigA: protein MDVKKKMDELIDLINYHSNKYYNEDTPEISDFEYDNLMKELMKIETEHPELKREDSPSTRVGGKPLDKFNQVTHKIPMLSLSNAYSAQDLRDFDKRVRESVNKDVEYVVEFKIDGLSVGLTYVDGVFKTGATRGNGVIGEDITQNLKTVKTIPLKIDDKEEIIVRGEVYISKENFEKINEQQEENGLQLFANPRNLAAGTLRQLDSKLTAKRPLDIFIFNLEYMQNEKFKTHSQSLEYLSNLGFKVSPNFKICKTIEDVIEHIEYWTVNRSDLSFEIDGMVIKVNDLEEREQMGYTAKSPRWAIAYKFPAEQKKTKLKDIIVEVGRTGTITPTAILEPVRLAGTVVARATLHNEDYINEKDIRIGDTVLVQKAGDIIPQVVEVIKEDRTGDEVKFHMPEKCPVCHEPTVRLEGEAAVKCINMSCPAQIRRGIIHFASRDAMNIDGLGESIISLLLDNKIIKDVADLYYIKKEDIVNLERLGEKSATNLINAIEKSKNNDLYRLINGLGIKYIGVKGAKVLAKSFKSLDDIINSSIEELTNLEEFGEVMADSVVEFFKEDKNIVVINKLKEVGVNTLSSNSEDNGLANIFDKMKIVLTGTLPTLKRNDAKELIEARGGKATSSVSKSTTFVLAGEEAGSKLTKANELGVTVIDEAKFLELLNLNSKEEVEMMIK from the coding sequence ATGGATGTTAAAAAGAAGATGGATGAACTAATAGATTTAATAAATTATCATAGTAATAAATATTATAATGAAGATACGCCAGAGATTTCAGATTTTGAATATGATAACCTTATGAAAGAGCTTATGAAGATAGAGACGGAACATCCAGAATTGAAAAGAGAGGATTCTCCAAGTACAAGAGTAGGTGGGAAGCCACTAGATAAGTTTAATCAAGTGACTCATAAAATACCTATGCTAAGTCTGTCTAATGCATACTCAGCTCAAGATTTAAGAGACTTTGATAAAAGAGTTAGAGAGTCTGTAAATAAAGATGTAGAATATGTAGTTGAATTTAAAATAGATGGGTTATCAGTAGGTTTGACTTATGTTGATGGAGTTTTTAAAACAGGAGCTACAAGGGGAAATGGGGTTATAGGAGAAGATATAACTCAAAACTTAAAAACAGTAAAAACAATACCTCTGAAAATTGATGATAAAGAAGAAATAATTGTAAGAGGAGAAGTATACATATCTAAGGAAAATTTTGAAAAGATAAATGAGCAACAAGAAGAAAATGGATTACAATTATTTGCAAATCCAAGAAATTTAGCAGCGGGAACTCTAAGACAATTAGACTCTAAATTAACAGCAAAGAGACCTTTAGATATTTTTATATTTAATTTAGAATATATGCAAAATGAAAAATTTAAAACACATAGTCAATCTTTAGAGTATTTAAGTAATCTAGGATTTAAAGTTAGTCCAAACTTTAAGATATGTAAAACTATAGAAGATGTTATTGAACACATAGAATATTGGACTGTTAATAGATCAGATCTTTCTTTTGAAATAGATGGAATGGTTATAAAAGTAAATGATTTAGAAGAAAGAGAACAAATGGGATATACTGCAAAAAGTCCAAGATGGGCTATAGCGTATAAGTTTCCTGCAGAACAGAAAAAAACTAAGCTTAAAGATATTATTGTGGAAGTTGGTAGAACAGGAACAATAACTCCAACTGCAATACTAGAACCTGTTAGATTAGCTGGGACTGTAGTTGCTCGTGCAACCCTACATAATGAAGATTACATAAATGAAAAAGATATAAGAATAGGGGATACAGTTTTAGTTCAAAAAGCTGGAGATATAATTCCTCAAGTTGTAGAAGTAATTAAAGAAGATCGTACTGGAGATGAGGTTAAATTTCATATGCCTGAAAAGTGTCCTGTATGTCATGAACCAACAGTAAGATTAGAGGGAGAGGCAGCTGTAAAATGTATAAACATGAGTTGTCCAGCTCAAATAAGAAGAGGAATAATACATTTTGCATCAAGAGATGCAATGAATATTGATGGACTAGGTGAATCTATAATTAGTTTACTTCTTGATAATAAAATAATAAAAGATGTAGCTGATTTATATTATATAAAAAAAGAAGATATAGTTAACTTAGAAAGATTAGGAGAAAAATCTGCCACAAATTTAATTAATGCTATAGAAAAATCTAAAAATAATGACTTATATAGATTAATAAATGGATTAGGTATTAAGTATATAGGTGTTAAAGGCGCTAAAGTACTGGCTAAAAGCTTCAAAAGTCTAGATGATATAATAAATTCAAGTATAGAAGAGTTAACTAATCTAGAAGAATTTGGAGAAGTAATGGCAGATAGTGTTGTTGAGTTTTTCAAGGAAGATAAAAATATCGTAGTAATAAATAAATTAAAAGAGGTTGGTGTTAATACACTATCTTCAAATTCTGAAGATAATGGGTTAGCAAATATTTTTGATAAAATGAAAATTGTTTTAACAGGAACATTACCTACTTTAAAAAGAAATGATGCTAAAGAACTTATTGAAGCAAGAGGTGGAAAAGCTACTTCAAGTGTTAGTAAGTCTACAACTTTTGTATTGGCAGGTGAAGAGGCTGGTTCAAAACTTACAAAAGCTAATGAATTAGGCGTAACTGTAATTGATGAAGCTAAGTTTTTGGAACTTTTAAACTTAAATTCAAAAGAAGAAGTAGAAATGATGATAAAGTAA
- the rlmD gene encoding 23S rRNA (uracil(1939)-C(5))-methyltransferase RlmD, with product MLLKDREYVVDIVDIGQGGVGIGKHEGFTVFVDGGLLQDKLKVRINKSKKNYAVGDIVEILEKSPFRVERKCGKHLAKCGGCQIQELDYKKQLDIKTNEVKQTISRIGKLDDVLIHPTLGMESPLRYRNKAQFPIQKQNGKTVIGFYKKKSHDVIPTDTCIIQHDVNDKIIKIIKTYIKAYDVSLYDEKTHTGVLRHLVTKVGFKTKEVMVVLVANGKKLPYLNELASVLKENVPGFKTLVLNTNREKTNVILGKENKVIYGNGKINDYIGDLVFEISPLSFFQVNPLQTEVLYNKALEYAQLKEDDTVFDIYCGIGTISLFLAQKAKKVYGVEIVEDAIKDANINAKLNNLDNTEFYVGKAEEVVPKLYKEGKTANVVVVDPPRKGCENSVLDTIVSMEPERVVYVSCNPSTLARDLAYLDERGYSCTEVQPVDMFPHTMHVECVAKLIKK from the coding sequence ATGTTATTAAAAGACAGAGAGTATGTAGTAGACATTGTTGATATAGGACAAGGTGGAGTTGGAATTGGAAAGCATGAAGGATTTACAGTTTTTGTAGACGGGGGACTATTACAAGATAAACTAAAAGTTAGAATTAATAAATCAAAGAAAAACTATGCAGTTGGTGATATTGTAGAAATTTTAGAAAAATCACCATTTAGAGTTGAAAGAAAATGTGGTAAGCATTTAGCTAAATGTGGTGGATGTCAAATACAAGAATTAGACTATAAAAAGCAATTAGACATTAAAACTAATGAAGTAAAACAAACTATTAGTAGAATCGGAAAACTAGATGATGTATTAATTCACCCTACGTTAGGAATGGAAAGCCCCTTAAGATATAGAAATAAAGCTCAATTTCCAATACAGAAACAAAATGGAAAAACGGTAATAGGTTTTTATAAAAAGAAAAGTCATGATGTTATACCTACAGATACTTGTATAATTCAACATGATGTAAATGATAAAATAATAAAAATAATAAAAACTTATATAAAGGCATATGATGTAAGTTTATATGATGAAAAAACACATACAGGCGTTTTAAGACACTTAGTAACTAAAGTTGGATTTAAGACAAAGGAAGTTATGGTTGTATTAGTTGCGAACGGAAAAAAATTACCATACTTAAATGAGTTAGCATCTGTATTAAAAGAAAATGTACCAGGATTTAAGACTCTAGTATTAAATACAAATAGAGAGAAAACTAATGTTATATTAGGAAAAGAAAATAAAGTTATATATGGCAACGGAAAAATAAATGATTATATAGGTGATCTAGTATTTGAAATATCTCCACTATCGTTTTTTCAAGTTAATCCTTTACAAACAGAGGTTTTATACAATAAGGCACTTGAATATGCACAATTGAAAGAAGATGATACAGTATTTGATATATACTGTGGGATAGGAACTATATCTTTATTTTTAGCTCAAAAGGCTAAAAAAGTTTATGGTGTGGAAATTGTTGAAGATGCAATTAAAGATGCTAATATAAATGCTAAATTAAACAATTTAGATAATACGGAATTTTATGTAGGAAAAGCTGAAGAAGTAGTTCCAAAGTTATATAAAGAAGGTAAAACAGCTAATGTAGTGGTAGTAGATCCACCTAGAAAAGGATGCGAAAATTCAGTTTTAGACACTATTGTTTCAATGGAACCAGAAAGAGTTGTTTATGTATCATGTAACCCTTCAACATTAGCAAGGGATTTAGCATATTTAGATGAGAGAGGATATAGTTGTACAGAAGTTCAGCCAGTTGATATGTTTCCTCATACTATGCATGTTGAGTGTGTAGCTAAATTAATAAAAAAATAA